The following proteins are co-located in the Octopus sinensis unplaced genomic scaffold, ASM634580v1 Contig18616, whole genome shotgun sequence genome:
- the LOC115231474 gene encoding uncharacterized transmembrane protein DDB_G0281039-like, whose amino-acid sequence MMNDDKFEETSERTSLFQSTNCVREPWKATRSLYQQRLKQLHHHQQQQQQQQQQQQQQPNHQRLLDEDDEDEDEDDEEHGYCCADQASLTHQHHSKILFHQPKQCNASQNHFRIPHHKLQQTPSPPSHQRHCNIPLLANSPGFYRHHHHHHHNNHQHHSHDDGHDHDDHHHHHHQHYHHHHNHNHLLSDHQQVTPCNPASLSKSSIFPTVQPTLNNNNNNNNINNNNGNNNSLPATLNQELCGGRLGTRCPKSFHVDSNASCLCCSSSAGFPHHAAIMKTSSSCKPHIYTSSCSSDCPHLSAVPNDHIILTWNFQYCRSFQGILRLLQVIFSVVSLVCLTTSGRHEGGYLSLPLCWHFRIMVFILVLTLLSSFVVWTFHAIGLSSAFPINWYFLDMIAYSIFAFLYLVGASLVASAFDFYEKMQVGVTHQTIQQLILSVIIGYICLFLYGTTAVIGYRQWRIQLKQYQHRKLLEEDNYEV is encoded by the exons ATGATGAATGACGATAAATTCGAAGAAACATCAGAAAGGACAAGTTTGTTCCAGTCGACTAACTGTGTCCGAGAACCGTGGAAGGCGACCAGATCGCTCTACCAACAGAGATTGAAACAActgcaccaccatcaacaacaacagcagcagcaacaacaacaacaacaacaacaaccgaatCATCAACGTCTACTTGATGAAGACgacgaagatgaagatgaagatgatgaggagcaTGGCTACTGTTGCGCTGACCAGGCATCGCTGACACATCAACACCACTCGAAAATATTATTTCACCAACCGAAGCAGTGCAATGCCTCGCAGAACCACTTTCGCATTCCTCACCATAAACTACAACAGACACCGTCTCCGCCGTCGCATCAGCGGCACTGCAACATCCCTCTTCTAGCTAATTCTCCTGGattttatcgtcatcatcatcatcatcaccacaacaaccaccaacatcatAGTCACGACGACGGCCACGACCacgacgatcaccaccaccaccaccaccagcactaccaccaccaccacaatcacaatcACCTTCTCTCAGACCACCAACAGGTAACGCCATGTAATCCAGCTTCCTTGTCCAAGTCTTCCATCTTTCCCACTGTCCAGCCaacgctcaataataataacaacaacaacaacatcaacaacaacaacggaaacAACAACAGCCTTCCAGCCACCCTCAACCAAGAGCTTTGTGGAGGAAGACTCGGAACTCGCTGCCCCAAGAGCTTCCATGTCGATAGCAACGCATCTTGTTTGTGTTGCAGCTCCTCGGCTGGGTTCCCCCACCATGCTGCTATCATGAAAACCTCCTCGTCTTGCAAACCGCACATCTATACATCGTCTTGCTCTTCCGACTGTCCACATCTCTCTGCCGTTCCCAATGACCACATCATCCTAACCTGGAATTTTCAATACTGTCGATCGTTCCAAGGAATTCTTCGGTTATTGCAAGTG aTATTTTCTGTGGTGTCACTCGTGTGTTTAACAACGTCTGGAAGACATGAGGGAGGTTACCTGTCTTTGCCGCTCTGTTGGCATTTTCGTATCATGGTTTTCATTTTGGTTCTCACTCTGCTCAGCAGTTTTGTTGTCTGGACATTCCACGCTATCGGACTTTCCAGTGCATTCCCCATCAATTGGTACTTCCTT GACATGATTGCTTACTCCATATTCGCATTTCTCTACCTTGTTGGAGCTTCCCTTGTGGCCAGCGCATTTGATTTTTATGAGAAAATGCAAGTGGGCGTCACTCACCAAACTATACAGCAACTGATTTTATCAGTG